In a genomic window of Alphaproteobacteria bacterium:
- a CDS encoding transglycosylase domain-containing protein: protein MRRFFKYGALSLAAGACLFALATYAAITPVKTSLHALRSDAQTLQVTDRAGQPLTISYQNRWNVYDNLPLYKMPELLRQAFIVSEDKRFYEHTGVDWRARASAVLQNVKTGQVVRGASTITEQVVRMINPRPRTLWGKWVEGWEAALLEGNTAKVDILEFYLNQVPYAANRRGVAQAARFYFDRDLSTLTPRETLALAVLARAPSSYDLYKDPTKIDGPISRLAAALQEHGFLTADETAQVNAEKFNLAKPADPVNASHFAQYVRRHAPGAGAALHSTLDANLQKTVQKIVDDRVRTLGHRNLHNAAVLVADHTTGEILAWVVAGANDPASPTRQIDAVTVPRQPGSAQKPLLYGLALDNGWNPATIIEDAPLAEAIGTGLHNFKNYSNTYYGRITLREALGNSLNIPALKTVNYVGKQKYLTTLHRLGFESLNRGVEIYDEGLALGNGEVTLLEMVQGFAALANRGVSRPLRYLADDAGPRAQERVYSPEAASLIGDILSDPWARRLEFGNGSVLNFPMQTAAKTGTSTDYRDAWTLAYNHKYVVGMWMGNLDHSPTDGVTGSTGPALAVRSIFSVLNRMTPPQKLWLSPKLVQKDICIEDPRDASRCYNRSEYFIDGGAPDARLAQPPRFEIVKPTAGLRMALDPRIPMDRQKVPFTMRGLQPNQTVEWILNGQSIGTSGEKFMWPLSRGKFVLAARVMQDGKLVHATPEIDYTVR from the coding sequence TTGCGCCGGTTTTTCAAATACGGCGCGCTGTCGCTGGCGGCTGGGGCGTGTCTGTTTGCCCTCGCCACCTATGCCGCCATCACACCTGTGAAAACCTCGCTGCATGCGCTGCGATCAGATGCGCAGACGTTGCAGGTGACGGACAGGGCGGGGCAGCCGCTAACAATTTCATACCAGAACCGCTGGAACGTCTACGACAACCTGCCGCTGTATAAAATGCCCGAGCTGCTGCGGCAGGCCTTTATCGTATCCGAAGACAAACGGTTTTATGAGCATACGGGCGTCGATTGGCGCGCGCGCGCCAGCGCGGTGTTGCAGAACGTGAAAACAGGGCAGGTGGTGCGCGGTGCATCGACCATCACCGAACAGGTCGTCCGCATGATCAACCCGCGCCCCCGCACGTTGTGGGGGAAATGGGTGGAGGGCTGGGAAGCAGCGCTGCTGGAGGGCAATACGGCCAAGGTCGATATTCTCGAATTCTACCTCAACCAGGTCCCCTATGCCGCCAACCGTCGCGGCGTGGCGCAGGCGGCGCGGTTTTATTTTGACCGCGACCTATCGACGCTAACGCCCCGCGAGACGCTTGCATTGGCTGTATTGGCACGCGCGCCGTCATCTTATGACCTTTATAAAGACCCAACCAAAATAGATGGTCCCATCAGCCGCCTTGCAGCCGCGCTGCAGGAACACGGCTTTTTGACCGCCGATGAAACGGCGCAGGTGAATGCGGAAAAATTCAACCTCGCCAAGCCTGCCGACCCCGTGAATGCCAGCCACTTCGCGCAATATGTGCGCCGCCATGCGCCGGGAGCGGGCGCTGCGCTGCATTCGACGCTCGATGCCAATTTGCAAAAGACCGTGCAGAAAATCGTCGATGACCGGGTGCGCACACTTGGCCATCGTAACTTGCACAATGCTGCCGTGCTGGTGGCCGACCATACGACCGGCGAAATTCTTGCATGGGTCGTGGCGGGTGCGAATGACCCCGCGTCGCCCACGCGCCAGATCGACGCCGTGACTGTGCCGCGCCAGCCGGGTTCGGCGCAGAAACCGTTATTGTATGGTCTTGCGCTTGATAATGGCTGGAACCCCGCGACGATCATCGAGGACGCGCCGCTGGCCGAAGCCATCGGCACCGGCCTGCATAACTTCAAAAATTACAGCAACACCTATTACGGCCGCATCACGCTGCGCGAAGCCTTGGGAAATTCGCTGAACATCCCCGCGTTGAAAACAGTCAATTATGTCGGCAAACAGAAATACCTGACGACCCTGCACCGTCTCGGCTTTGAAAGTCTTAATCGCGGTGTGGAGATTTACGACGAAGGCCTTGCGCTCGGCAATGGCGAGGTCACGCTGCTGGAAATGGTGCAGGGGTTTGCCGCTCTTGCCAATCGCGGCGTGTCGCGCCCGTTGCGATACCTTGCCGACGATGCCGGCCCGCGCGCGCAGGAACGCGTGTATTCGCCCGAAGCCGCTTCGCTGATCGGCGATATATTGTCAGACCCCTGGGCGCGGCGGCTTGAATTCGGCAATGGCAGCGTGCTGAATTTTCCCATGCAGACGGCGGCGAAAACAGGCACTTCGACCGATTACCGCGACGCATGGACGCTTGCCTATAACCACAAGTATGTCGTTGGCATGTGGATGGGCAACCTTGACCATTCCCCAACAGACGGCGTGACGGGCTCGACCGGCCCCGCGCTTGCGGTGCGCAGCATTTTTAGTGTCTTGAACCGCATGACACCGCCGCAAAAACTATGGCTGTCGCCAAAACTCGTGCAGAAAGATATCTGCATCGAAGATCCGCGCGACGCGTCGCGCTGCTATAACCGCTCAGAATATTTTATCGATGGCGGCGCGCCGGATGCGCGGCTGGCGCAACCCCCGCGTTTTGAAATTGTGAAGCCGACGGCCGGACTGCGTATGGCGCTCGACCCCCGCATCCCGATGGATCGCCAGAAAGTGCCTTTTACCATGCGCGGGTTGCAGCCGAACCAGACTGTTGAATGGATTCTGAATGGTCAAAGCATCGGCACTTCCGGCGAAAAATTCATGTGGCCGTTGTCGCGCGGCAAGTTCGTGCTGGCCGCGCGCGTGATGCAGGACGGAAAACTGGTGCATGCGACGCCGGAAATAGATTATACGGTGCGTTAG
- a CDS encoding GTP cyclohydrolase II, with amino-acid sequence MKKNKSGSGHIVLTSHPPRDSKVPKITWGAPTLKERGPIIASMSDHQGSNVIGAYSGAYSVYRAVAVAIGALDPLHVPDLTNTKPAEPIGPFPQWSDPNKIVSLDPWGHMAGDEFEDIRKKGLDVRPTIAVTKAHINMPEIKDAIEAGRLKPDGDILTKNGDVKVTKAAIDPVWYLPGIAKRFDIDENDLRRALFEHSGGMFPELVTRPDLKVFLPPIGGHTLYFIGNPATMHDKNVKLACRVHDECNGSDVFGSDICTCRPYLCHGIEICIEMAQQGGNGLIVYNRKEGRALGEVTKFLVYNARKRQEGGDRADQYFRRTECVAGVQDMRFQELMPDIFHWLGITHIHRFASMSDMKFNALANAGITVGERIEIPPELIPADAAVEMEAKKAAGYFAQTEVKSQDALKDVKGRGLEE; translated from the coding sequence ATGAAGAAGAACAAATCCGGCTCCGGCCATATCGTCCTTACCTCGCACCCGCCACGCGACAGCAAGGTGCCGAAAATCACCTGGGGCGCGCCGACGCTGAAGGAACGCGGCCCGATCATCGCCAGCATGTCCGACCATCAGGGCTCGAACGTCATCGGCGCGTATTCCGGCGCTTATTCGGTTTACCGCGCGGTTGCGGTTGCCATCGGCGCGCTCGACCCGCTGCACGTGCCTGATTTGACGAACACCAAACCGGCAGAACCCATCGGCCCGTTCCCGCAATGGAGCGACCCGAACAAGATCGTGAGCCTGGACCCCTGGGGCCATATGGCGGGCGACGAGTTCGAGGACATCCGCAAAAAAGGCCTCGATGTGCGCCCCACGATCGCCGTGACCAAGGCTCATATCAACATGCCCGAAATCAAGGATGCGATCGAAGCCGGCCGGTTGAAGCCCGATGGCGACATCCTGACGAAAAACGGCGACGTGAAAGTGACCAAGGCGGCGATTGACCCCGTCTGGTACCTGCCCGGCATCGCCAAGCGTTTTGATATCGACGAAAACGACCTGCGCCGCGCGCTGTTCGAACATTCGGGCGGCATGTTCCCCGAACTGGTCACGCGCCCCGACCTGAAAGTGTTCCTGCCCCCCATCGGCGGGCATACGCTTTATTTCATCGGCAACCCCGCGACGATGCACGACAAAAACGTGAAACTCGCCTGCCGCGTGCATGACGAATGCAACGGATCGGACGTGTTCGGATCGGACATCTGCACTTGCCGCCCGTACCTCTGCCACGGCATCGAAATTTGCATCGAGATGGCGCAGCAAGGCGGCAACGGCCTGATTGTCTATAACCGTAAAGAAGGCCGCGCGCTCGGCGAGGTCACAAAGTTCCTTGTTTATAACGCGCGCAAACGTCAGGAAGGCGGGGATCGCGCAGATCAATACTTCCGCCGCACCGAATGCGTCGCGGGCGTGCAGGACATGCGCTTCCAGGAATTGATGCCCGATATCTTCCATTGGCTGGGCATCACGCATATCCACCGCTTTGCATCCATGAGCGACATGAAGTTCAATGCGCTGGCGAATGCGGGCATCACGGTGGGCGAACGTATCGAGATTCCGCCCGAGCTGATCCCCGCCGACGCCGCCGTCGAGATGGAAGCGAAAAAAGCCGCCGGCTATTTCGCCCAGACCGAAGTGAAATCGCAGGACGCGCTGAAGGATGTCAAAGGCCGCGGCCTCGAAGAATAA
- a CDS encoding HAD-IIIA family hydrolase — translation MRQLPRLKNLRAVIFDRDGTLNASGPDSNGGYVLEPAQLAYLPGVETVLKDLHERGVLLFVFTQQNCVTKGLIDEAGIDALHDIMQAQISPAAYKGFYFNTQACAGDDWSKPGPGMLNAILAAHPELNAANCLVVGDAVRDAESAAAAGLPFAFVASDQKDKTAEARKAGLPFFDNLATLFDALDAPVPYAAYVILESSREKLLEAFAPKYPDVVAHHITHKYDAKETDLPPMPQRVRVTGYHDSGAIEVLVAEVDGARHQKRQGDEPPRYYHITLSLDRAQGVEPKNSNDVLQKIVAQFGEAALDNLPEPVAVAVMPSLLMD, via the coding sequence ATGCGTCAACTGCCACGGCTGAAAAACCTCCGCGCGGTCATTTTCGACCGCGACGGTACGCTCAACGCATCCGGGCCGGATAGTAATGGCGGCTATGTGCTGGAGCCGGCACAGCTGGCCTATCTTCCCGGTGTTGAAACCGTCCTGAAAGACCTGCATGAACGCGGCGTGTTGCTGTTCGTCTTTACGCAGCAGAATTGCGTGACGAAAGGGTTGATCGACGAGGCGGGGATTGATGCGCTGCACGACATCATGCAGGCGCAAATCTCGCCCGCAGCTTATAAAGGATTCTATTTCAACACGCAGGCCTGCGCGGGCGATGACTGGAGCAAGCCCGGGCCAGGGATGCTGAATGCCATTTTGGCCGCACATCCCGAACTGAACGCTGCCAACTGCCTTGTCGTGGGCGATGCGGTGCGCGATGCGGAATCTGCCGCAGCGGCGGGTCTGCCCTTTGCCTTCGTCGCCAGCGACCAGAAAGACAAAACAGCGGAGGCGCGTAAAGCAGGCCTGCCGTTTTTCGACAACCTTGCCACGCTGTTCGACGCGCTGGATGCGCCGGTGCCCTATGCGGCATATGTTATCCTTGAATCCTCGCGGGAAAAGCTGCTGGAGGCGTTTGCACCGAAATATCCCGATGTGGTCGCGCATCACATCACGCATAAATACGACGCGAAAGAAACCGACCTGCCGCCCATGCCGCAACGCGTGCGTGTGACGGGCTATCACGACAGCGGCGCGATCGAGGTTCTGGTGGCCGAGGTGGATGGTGCGCGGCACCAGAAACGGCAAGGCGATGAACCGCCGCGTTATTACCACATCACCCTGTCGCTCGACCGCGCGCAAGGCGTAGAACCCAAAAATTCAAATGATGTACTGCAAAAGATTGTGGCG
- the upp gene encoding uracil phosphoribosyltransferase — translation MAENQVIVIDHPLVQHKLSVMRSKDTNTNDFRNLIREISILMGYEIMRDLPMEEVEIETPLEKMKSKMLAGKKLCVVPILRAGTGFLDGLLQLVPLARVGHIGLYRDPETLVPVEYYLKLPDDMPQRRVIVVDPMLATGNSAIAAVERVKDSDATDVKFMCLIASPEGLKAFHEAHPDVPVYTAAIDRELNDHGYILPGIGDAGDRIFGTK, via the coding sequence ATGGCAGAGAACCAAGTCATCGTCATCGATCACCCGCTGGTACAGCACAAGCTGTCCGTCATGCGCAGCAAGGACACCAACACCAACGACTTCCGCAACCTGATCCGCGAGATCTCCATCCTGATGGGATACGAAATCATGCGCGATTTGCCGATGGAGGAGGTGGAGATCGAAACCCCGCTGGAAAAAATGAAATCGAAAATGCTGGCGGGTAAAAAATTGTGCGTCGTGCCGATCCTGCGCGCTGGCACGGGCTTCCTTGATGGTCTGCTGCAACTGGTGCCGCTGGCGCGCGTCGGCCATATCGGCCTCTACCGCGATCCCGAAACGCTGGTGCCGGTCGAATACTACCTGAAGCTGCCCGATGATATGCCGCAGCGCCGCGTGATCGTGGTCGACCCGATGCTGGCGACCGGCAATTCCGCCATCGCCGCTGTCGAGCGCGTGAAGGATTCCGATGCGACCGACGTGAAATTCATGTGCCTGATCGCATCGCCCGAAGGGTTGAAGGCGTTCCACGAAGCGCATCCCGATGTGCCGGTTTATACCGCCGCCATCGACCGCGAACTGAACGACCACGGCTATATCCTGCCCGGCATCGGCGATGCGGGCGACCGGATCTTCGGCACGAAGTAA